TTCTGTTCCTGCAGTGCCTCTTATATGCAGGAAATCATCCTTTATTTCCATTCTAGCAGCTAATGCACTAAAATTGTTATTATTATTAACCGGGATTACTTTCTTCACCCTGTTCCTGAAAAGCACAGAATCTGCAAGAACTTCAGAAAAAGTACTTTCAACTCCTGCGGAATCAGGAACTGCAGATAAGAGAGAGAAACTTCCGCTCTCCGCAAAATCATGCTTCAAATATTTCAAATAGACTAAAGTAAAAAGAGCAATTACTGCAAATAATCCGATTACAGAGCTGTTTGTAATAAATTTCAAAAACCCGACGGATTTTTTTCCATCTGTATAAAAATCCGTATCAATTTTATTAAGCCTCAGTATCTCCAGGCCGGCTGATTTAATCAGGCCATCAGGATCAAGATCAAGTTCTACTGCAATGGATCTTAAAAATCCCTTCAAATTTACAGCAGGCAGACCCGGATCATCTCCATTTTCAATGGATTTAAGAATAGCTGTATCAATCCTTGTCCGCAGATGAAGGTC
Above is a genomic segment from bacterium containing:
- a CDS encoding helix-turn-helix domain-containing protein, with the protein product MKIAGNKIREARTNKGMSIEDLHLRTRIDTAILKSIENGDDPGLPAVNLKGFLRSIAVELDLDPDGLIKSAGLEILRLNKIDTDFYTDGKKSVGFLKFITNSSVIGLFAVIALFTLVYLKYLKHDFAESGSFSLLSAVPDSAGVESTFSEVLADSVLFRNRVKKVIPVNNNNNFSALAARMEIKDDFLHIRGTAGTELYGSVTKEEIESVVKNFKSLIQNAKQDPGFIQALEQVNPRMNIVAFFGSWNQTSLQTAAKLISIIDEAYVPGVSLSLVGVDENIHDSAGLAELHNVTAVASVIFLSRGTELGRIVFHNKEYNPKLVEDKFLQIAKKAEIYIKAGTDE